TGGCCGACGACGTCTTCTGCCTGCCGGACGGGCCGCGGGTGCTGGACTGCCTGGAGTTCGACGACGCGCTGAGGTACGTGGACGGGGTCGACGACGCCGCGTTCCTGGCGATGGACCTGGAACGCCTGGGCGCGCCCGACCTGGCCGAGAGCTTCCTCGGCTGGTACGGCGAGTTCACCGGCGGGCTGCCGGTGGCGTCCCTGGTCCACCACTACGTGGCGTACCGGGCGTTCGTCCGGGCGAAGGTGGCCTGCCTGCGCTACGCGCAGGGGATGGCGCCGGCCCGGGCGACGGCACGGCAGTTGGCCGCCCTGACGCTGGACCACCTGCGGGCGGGGGAGGTACGGCTGGTGCTGGTGGGCGGGCTGCCGGGTACCGGCAAGTCGACCGTGGCCGGTGCGCTCGCGGACCGGCTCGGCGCGGTCGTGCTGCGTACCGACCAGATCCGCCGCGAGCAACGGGGGCCGCGGCTGCCCGCTCCCCGTGGGGAGGCGGACGCTCCACGTGGGGAGTCGGGGTACCAACGTGGCCGGTACACGCCGGCGCGGGCGCACGCCGCGTACCGGGAACTGCTCACTCGCGCACGTCGGCTCCTCGCTCGTGGCGATTCGGTCGTTCTCGACGCCACCTGGAACGACGCCGCCGAACGCGACGCGGCGAGACGGCTCGCCCGGGACACGTCCAGCACGCTGACGGAGGTCCGGTGTGTGGCCCCGGCGGACGTCGGTGAGCGGCGGATCCGTGAGCGGGTGGGCGACCTGTCCGAGGCGACGGTGGAGGTGGCGCGGCGGATGGAACGTACGTACGCGCCGTGGCAGGAGGCCGTGGAGATCGACTGCGCCGGCCGCCCCGAGGACGCGGTGGAGGCCGTCTGGACCGCCGTCCGGGGTGCTGCCCGGGATGGTGCTCGAGGTGCTGGCCGGGGCGGTGCTCGGTCAGGGACGGGGGTTGGCCGGTGACCTGCTCAGGGCCGGAAGGCGGAAGGGGGAGGTCGATGACCTCGAAGGCGGAACGTGCGGCCGGAACCGTTCGGGTGCCCACTGTGCCGCCTGTGCCCGCGCCTCGTTCCCGCGCGGACGACTACGACCGGCTCCGCCGGGGCTTCTCCTGGCAGGTCGCCCGGGACCGGATGTCCGGGCTTCCTGGCGGTCGGGGCCTCAACATTGCGTACGAGGCGGTCGATCTGCACGCCGAGGGACCGCTGGCCGGAAAGGTCGCCATGCGGTGCCGGGACCTGCACGGGAACGTCACCGACCACACCTACGCCGACCTGGCGACCGGCAGCAACCGGTTCGCGAACCTGCTCTGCCGAGTCGGAGTGGGACGGGGTGACCGCGTCTTCTCCTTGCTGGGCAGGGTTCCCGAGCTTTATGTAGCCGCGCTCGGCACGTGGAAGAACACCAGTGTGTTCGCGCCGCTGTTCTCGGCGTTCGGACCGGAGCCGGTGCGGGAGCGGATGCGAATCGGGGAGGCGCGAGTACTGGTCACCACGCCGCGGTTGTACGAGCGCAAGGTGGCGCCGGTCGTCGGCGAGATGCCCCACCTGGAGTACGTACTGCTGGTGGGCGCCGCGGTCGACACTTCCGGGAGCGGCGCGGGCGACGCCGGCGCGGGTGGTCCCGGACGGATCGACCTGCGGACGGCACTCCTCGACGAACCCGACGACTTCGAGATCCCGCCGACCGACCCCGAGGACGTCGCGCTCCTGCACTTCACCAGCGGTACGACGGGTCGCCCGAAGGGTGCCGTACACGTTCACGAGGCGGTGGTGGCCCACCACGCCACCGCGGTGTTCGCCCTGGACCTGCACGAGAACGACGTCTACTGGTGTACGGCCGACCCGGGCTGGGTGACCGGCACCTCGTACGGCATCGTCGCACCCCTCACCCACGGCGTGACGATGGTCGTGGACGAGGCCGAGTTCGACCTGCGCGGGTGGTACTCCCTGCTGGAGAACGAACGCGTGACCGTCTGGTACACCGCGCCCACCGCGTTGCGGATGTTGATGCGGTACGGCGCCGAACGCGCCCGCGCCCACGACCTGTCCGCGCTGCGGTTCGTGGCAAGTGTGGGCGAACCGCTCAACCCGGAGGTCGTCCGGTGGGGTGAGGAGGCGTTCGGTCAGCCCGTACACGACAACTGGTGGCAGACCGAGACCGGCGCCATCATGATCGGCAACTTCGCGAACCTGGCGGTGCGCCCCGGATCCATGGGACGGCCGATTCCCGGTGTCAACGCGACCTTGCTCGTTCGGGGAGAGGACGGCCGGGCGAGGGTCGTGGACGGTGAGGTCGGCGAGGTCACCGAAATCGACGTCGTCGGAGAGATCGCACTACGGCCGGGCTGGCCCTCGATGTTTCGCGGGTACGTCCACGACGACGCGCGCTACGCGGCCTGCTTTGCCGGCGGGTGGTACCTCAGCGGCGACCTCGCCCGGCGGGACGCCGACGGCTACTACTGGTTCGTGGGCCGGGCGGACGACGTGATCAAGTCGGCCGGTCACCTGGTCGGGCCGTTCGAGGTGGAGAGTGTCCTGCTCGGCCACCCCGCCGTCGCCGAGGT
This Actinopolymorpha cephalotaxi DNA region includes the following protein-coding sequences:
- a CDS encoding bifunctional aminoglycoside phosphotransferase/ATP-binding protein, with protein sequence MGGEGTADFSSAALAESHSAVVVFVGDRAYKVKKAVDLGFLDFTTVRAREEACRREMELNRRLAPDVYLGVHHLVDDAGNTRDWVLVMRRMPSARRLSTLVEAGVDVRHDLRELARLLAAFHARAPHDAKVAAGGRPAALLRRWRDNLAGTEPFVGEVLDPGTVGEIGRLVERYVGGRGALLDARARAGLVVDGHGDLLADDVFCLPDGPRVLDCLEFDDALRYVDGVDDAAFLAMDLERLGAPDLAESFLGWYGEFTGGLPVASLVHHYVAYRAFVRAKVACLRYAQGMAPARATARQLAALTLDHLRAGEVRLVLVGGLPGTGKSTVAGALADRLGAVVLRTDQIRREQRGPRLPAPRGEADAPRGESGYQRGRYTPARAHAAYRELLTRARRLLARGDSVVLDATWNDAAERDAARRLARDTSSTLTEVRCVAPADVGERRIRERVGDLSEATVEVARRMERTYAPWQEAVEIDCAGRPEDAVEAVWTAVRGAARDGARGAGRGGARSGTGVGR
- the acsA gene encoding acetate--CoA ligase; translation: MTSKAERAAGTVRVPTVPPVPAPRSRADDYDRLRRGFSWQVARDRMSGLPGGRGLNIAYEAVDLHAEGPLAGKVAMRCRDLHGNVTDHTYADLATGSNRFANLLCRVGVGRGDRVFSLLGRVPELYVAALGTWKNTSVFAPLFSAFGPEPVRERMRIGEARVLVTTPRLYERKVAPVVGEMPHLEYVLLVGAAVDTSGSGAGDAGAGGPGRIDLRTALLDEPDDFEIPPTDPEDVALLHFTSGTTGRPKGAVHVHEAVVAHHATAVFALDLHENDVYWCTADPGWVTGTSYGIVAPLTHGVTMVVDEAEFDLRGWYSLLENERVTVWYTAPTALRMLMRYGAERARAHDLSALRFVASVGEPLNPEVVRWGEEAFGQPVHDNWWQTETGAIMIGNFANLAVRPGSMGRPIPGVNATLLVRGEDGRARVVDGEVGEVTEIDVVGEIALRPGWPSMFRGYVHDDARYAACFAGGWYLSGDLARRDADGYYWFVGRADDVIKSAGHLVGPFEVESVLLGHPAVAEVGVIGRPDPVAGEIVKAFVTPRPGVQVDDDLRLDLLAYGRRKLGAVAPREVEFAASLPHTRSGKVMRRLLRARELGLPEGDTSTLERL